From Chryseobacterium sp. IHB B 17019, one genomic window encodes:
- a CDS encoding START-like domain-containing protein — protein sequence MAKHKVHYEFPMHCLSEILYEYLATAEGLSEWFADDVTEKGDDFFFSWGGGPAEKATLIRYKPEGFVRFRWEEDEGTKHFFEMTIVIDDITEDLALNITDFCEEGDEEENAMYWENLIENLRIKLGAA from the coding sequence ATGGCGAAACATAAAGTCCATTACGAATTTCCAATGCATTGTTTATCAGAGATTTTATATGAATATCTGGCGACTGCGGAGGGATTGTCTGAATGGTTTGCGGATGATGTGACAGAGAAAGGTGATGACTTTTTTTTCAGCTGGGGCGGAGGGCCTGCTGAGAAGGCTACTTTAATTAGGTATAAACCGGAAGGTTTCGTTCGTTTCAGATGGGAAGAAGATGAAGGTACCAAACACTTCTTTGAGATGACTATCGTGATTGATGATATTACAGAAGATCTGGCTCTTAATATTACAGATTTCTGCGAAGAAGGTGATGAAGAAGAAAATGCAATGTATTGGGAAAACCTTATCGAAAACCTTAGAATAAAATTGGGTGCAGCGTAA
- a CDS encoding YqgE/AlgH family protein yields MNYSYKGKILISTPDISGDIFSRSVVLVIEHNEHGAFGLILNKKNSQMSSKFKNFFDFKIEVYDGGPVENDKVFFIVKGKKVTEAYKEITSEFYLTEDIENIISAVLSKEISIDDIKIFSGYSGWTSMQLDEEIQRKVWTVVEVYNLDYTLPNDQTLWKSIMQNLGGEYLLWANSPEDISLN; encoded by the coding sequence ATGAATTACTCATACAAAGGTAAAATATTAATTTCCACACCTGACATCTCCGGCGATATTTTTTCCAGATCGGTAGTCTTGGTTATTGAACATAACGAACACGGGGCATTTGGTTTAATATTAAATAAAAAAAACAGCCAAATGAGTAGTAAGTTCAAAAATTTTTTCGACTTTAAAATAGAAGTCTATGATGGCGGACCTGTGGAAAATGACAAAGTTTTCTTTATCGTAAAAGGAAAAAAAGTGACGGAAGCTTATAAGGAAATTACTTCTGAGTTTTATTTAACGGAAGACATCGAAAATATTATCAGTGCGGTGCTTAGTAAAGAAATCAGTATTGATGATATCAAGATTTTCTCAGGATATTCCGGATGGACGTCCATGCAGTTGGATGAGGAAATTCAGCGAAAAGTATGGACTGTTGTGGAGGTATACAACCTTGATTATACATTACCGAATGACCAGACATTGTGGAAATCCATCATGCAGAACCTTGGCGGAGAGTATTTGTTATGGGCAAATTCGCCTGAAGATATTTCTTTAAATTAA
- a CDS encoding N-acetylmuramoyl-L-alanine amidase family protein, translated as MKGTKFFALALFSTAFLSFTPINKKYIVIDAGHGGNDMGAVRNDISEKNIVLNIGKEIQKFNHTQDKYEIILTRDNDSYIKLADRTDLINKLNPEMVISLHINSSPQPESTQQGQEIFTQNSEGSKSLAGKISQKFTPSSIIEQKNLHLLRESKAPTVVVELGYLNNTKEREYLTSEKGQKEIAQKFVEIFNEY; from the coding sequence ATGAAAGGAACTAAATTTTTTGCTCTGGCACTGTTTTCTACAGCATTTTTATCCTTTACTCCTATCAACAAGAAATACATTGTTATAGATGCCGGTCATGGCGGAAATGATATGGGAGCGGTCCGAAATGATATCTCTGAAAAAAATATTGTTTTGAATATTGGAAAAGAGATTCAAAAATTCAATCATACACAAGACAAATACGAAATAATTTTAACGAGGGATAATGACAGCTATATAAAACTGGCTGACAGAACGGATCTTATCAATAAGCTAAATCCCGAAATGGTTATTTCCCTTCATATTAACAGTAGTCCTCAACCTGAATCTACCCAACAGGGGCAGGAAATTTTTACTCAAAATTCTGAAGGTTCGAAAAGCTTAGCCGGAAAAATTTCACAGAAGTTTACTCCGAGCTCTATAATCGAACAGAAAAATCTTCATCTTTTAAGAGAATCTAAAGCTCCCACTGTAGTTGTAGAGCTTGGCTACCTTAATAATACAAAAGAGAGAGAATACCTGACAAGTGAAAAGGGTCAAAAAGAAATCGCACAAAAATTTGTTGAGATTTTCAACGAATACTAA
- a CDS encoding aspartate aminotransferase family protein: MELQKDFYIYQAQTTKFAAGFEVEKAEGSYIYGKDGKKYLDFVAGVSANTLGHSHPKIVNAIKEQAEKYLHVMVYGEYAQEKPVALCKLLAEVTPDPLEITYLVNSGAEAIDGSLKLAKRYTGREEIISFKDSYHGNTHGALSVSGNEAHKREFRPLLPMVSFIEFNNKNDLSKITEKTACVILETIQGAAGFLVPDDDYLIALKKRCEEVGALLILDEIQPGFGRTGKLFSFEHYGIVPDILVMGKGMGGGVPVGAFMSSRAIMESLAHSPKLGHITTFGGNPLIAASSYATLKEVVESGLMNEVDEKEKLYRELLVHPKIKNINGKGLMLAVNLGSPEYTLHIAKKCMDKGLIVFWQLYRNEYLRISPPLTISLDEIREGCKVILEALDEN, from the coding sequence ATGGAATTGCAAAAGGACTTTTATATATATCAGGCTCAGACCACAAAGTTTGCGGCCGGTTTTGAAGTTGAAAAAGCTGAAGGAAGTTATATCTACGGAAAAGACGGAAAAAAATACCTGGATTTTGTAGCCGGAGTTTCTGCTAATACATTAGGGCATTCTCATCCAAAGATTGTAAATGCGATAAAAGAGCAGGCGGAAAAATATCTCCATGTAATGGTTTACGGAGAATATGCACAGGAAAAACCGGTAGCTTTATGTAAATTATTAGCCGAAGTTACACCAGATCCTTTAGAAATTACGTATTTGGTGAATAGTGGTGCCGAAGCCATCGACGGAAGCTTAAAATTAGCAAAAAGATACACAGGAAGAGAGGAGATTATTTCTTTCAAAGATTCCTATCACGGAAATACACACGGTGCTCTGAGTGTTTCGGGAAATGAGGCTCATAAAAGAGAATTCCGCCCGTTGTTGCCTATGGTGAGCTTCATAGAATTCAATAATAAAAATGATCTGTCTAAAATCACGGAAAAAACAGCCTGTGTAATTTTGGAAACTATTCAGGGGGCGGCCGGTTTTCTTGTTCCTGATGATGATTATTTGATCGCACTTAAAAAAAGATGTGAAGAAGTAGGCGCTTTACTGATTCTTGACGAAATTCAACCTGGATTCGGAAGAACCGGAAAATTATTCTCTTTCGAGCATTACGGAATCGTCCCCGATATTTTGGTCATGGGAAAAGGAATGGGAGGCGGAGTTCCTGTAGGAGCGTTCATGAGTTCAAGAGCAATTATGGAATCCCTGGCTCATTCCCCAAAGTTGGGTCATATCACCACTTTTGGCGGAAATCCTTTGATTGCAGCATCAAGTTATGCCACTTTAAAAGAAGTGGTGGAAAGCGGCTTAATGAATGAGGTGGATGAAAAAGAAAAGCTGTACAGAGAACTTTTAGTGCATCCTAAAATTAAAAATATTAACGGGAAAGGATTAATGTTAGCCGTAAACCTCGGCTCACCGGAATATACCTTGCATATTGCAAAAAAATGTATGGACAAGGGCTTGATCGTTTTCTGGCAGCTATACAGAAATGAATACCTGAGAATCTCCCCGCCGCTAACAATTTCTCTAGACGAAATCAGGGAAGGCTGTAAAGTTATTCTTGAAGCTTTAGATGAAAATTAA
- a CDS encoding lysylphosphatidylglycerol synthase transmembrane domain-containing protein: MEKKSKNPLKSILTIVISLAFAGFFLWFALKGLDFKVIQKSLAKANYWWVLFAACFGVSAYWFRAIRWNLMLEPMGHNISNSNSLWSISFGYLMNLTIPRSGEVARATALYGVEKVPVDQSFGTIILERVVDLICMIAFLGLTLIFKGDAIYSFYKNSGINFNPNKILLIVSILIVGTVLFFVFKKRFANIPFLNKIINFIDGIFQGLTSIFKLKQKGKFILYTLGIWISYYFAAYLVCFALPETSNFTFADGFLIIVVGTLGMMVPASGGIGAFNLAMKYGFMALFISMGKSGEQGGEIGLTYSFISLPMQIVIMLIMGLISIPMLAKARNTAVAEKEIAE, encoded by the coding sequence ATGGAGAAAAAATCAAAGAATCCTTTAAAATCAATACTTACAATAGTAATTTCGCTTGCTTTTGCAGGCTTTTTTTTATGGTTTGCCCTGAAAGGCCTGGATTTTAAAGTCATTCAGAAATCTTTAGCAAAAGCTAACTACTGGTGGGTTTTGTTTGCTGCATGTTTCGGTGTTTCCGCGTACTGGTTCCGGGCTATCCGCTGGAATCTGATGCTGGAACCAATGGGGCACAATATTTCAAATTCCAATTCGCTGTGGTCAATTTCTTTCGGGTATTTAATGAATCTTACGATTCCCAGAAGTGGAGAAGTAGCCAGGGCAACGGCTTTGTACGGTGTTGAAAAGGTTCCCGTGGATCAGTCTTTCGGAACTATTATCTTAGAAAGAGTGGTAGATCTTATTTGTATGATCGCTTTTCTGGGGCTAACTTTAATATTTAAGGGAGATGCAATTTATTCCTTTTATAAAAACTCAGGAATTAATTTTAATCCCAATAAAATTCTTCTCATTGTTTCAATTTTGATTGTGGGAACGGTTTTGTTTTTTGTGTTTAAAAAAAGATTCGCCAATATTCCGTTTTTGAATAAAATTATCAATTTTATCGATGGGATTTTTCAAGGGTTAACGTCCATTTTTAAGCTTAAACAAAAAGGAAAGTTTATTCTTTATACATTAGGAATCTGGATTTCATATTATTTTGCGGCCTATCTGGTTTGTTTTGCCTTGCCGGAAACTTCAAACTTTACCTTTGCAGACGGCTTTTTAATCATTGTTGTCGGTACATTGGGAATGATGGTTCCTGCAAGCGGAGGAATCGGGGCTTTTAATCTTGCGATGAAATACGGCTTTATGGCGCTGTTTATTTCGATGGGGAAAAGTGGTGAACAAGGTGGAGAAATTGGCCTTACGTATTCATTTATTTCCTTACCGATGCAGATTGTGATTATGTTGATTATGGGATTGATTTCTATTCCGATGCTGGCAAAGGCAAGAAATACTGCTGTTGCCGAAAAAGAAATTGCAGAATAA
- a CDS encoding outer membrane beta-barrel family protein, whose translation MTRKLIFLFSLVASAFAFAQSVEGNITDKENKPSPETEILITKENEKFSAITDENGTFKIPLKENGNYLLEIIKDGVKTYSEKISIKGNFKKNIQIKETPVAEQKIEGVTVTAKKKLFERKVDRLVFNVENSVASQGIDAIEALAKTPMVRATDDAISIAGKSNVAVMVNDRLLNLSGQELINYLKTLRSDDIARIEVITTPPAKYEAEGKSGLINIILKKNTNKGWNGSLQTSGTYYWGRPTVSTRSGASFNYQGNKLSLTANLSTGDNFWENKSYNYLSGKNGYTNYWNTNTNSTNNYRYKGGNVKAEYKINDKNLVGINYNYSYSNPIEKGESITKIFNDEGLLNVASNYENRNKRNTHNATAFYDIKLDTLGSKLSLSVNMMLNNSNARNFYNTITDETISTFANPISKYRIFSGQADLEKTFSKIKTESGVKYTRIKNDSKFNFFNIENNQFIINTDRTNTFFYNEENFAAYASTSFKINEKWDAKAGLRYEYTTLEGISMNDDNSAQIKYGKLFPTAYISYKPNENNTFSLNYSRRISRPYFGNLNPFKFYTSELEYSTGNPYLLPSFSDNFEFGYVLKNNFNVTLYYNYNKDNWDRIQVVEGNLKYNIVKNFYNENQMGVNISYNYNKLKWLESNVFVNGFYAKSKSYDPSAVAAPSGYGANLNIDNNFFLNKEKTLTLMLGFWGNIPNRSGNTYFYGNGSVYTGMKLNLMQKNLMINLYMNDVLNTNRSKGIEYYPAYDVEYFHKGITRNLYLSVTYKFGNNNVQGATKQVKFEESNRAGGGGGN comes from the coding sequence ATGACCCGAAAACTCATTTTCCTTTTTAGTCTTGTCGCATCTGCTTTTGCTTTTGCACAGAGTGTCGAAGGAAACATTACAGACAAAGAAAATAAGCCATCTCCTGAAACTGAAATCCTGATCACAAAAGAGAATGAAAAATTTTCTGCTATTACAGACGAAAATGGGACATTTAAAATCCCTTTAAAAGAAAATGGAAATTATTTACTTGAAATCATCAAAGACGGCGTAAAAACTTATAGTGAAAAAATATCTATTAAAGGAAACTTCAAAAAAAACATCCAGATCAAGGAAACTCCCGTCGCAGAACAGAAAATTGAAGGCGTAACAGTCACTGCAAAGAAAAAATTATTCGAAAGAAAAGTAGACCGGCTTGTTTTTAATGTTGAAAATTCGGTGGCTTCACAGGGAATTGATGCGATTGAAGCGCTAGCAAAAACTCCTATGGTGCGTGCGACAGACGATGCCATTTCTATCGCAGGGAAAAGCAATGTAGCAGTGATGGTGAATGACAGATTGCTGAATTTGTCCGGTCAGGAACTTATTAATTACTTAAAAACTTTGCGCTCGGACGATATTGCAAGAATTGAAGTGATCACCACTCCACCTGCAAAATACGAAGCTGAAGGAAAAAGCGGTCTCATCAATATTATCCTTAAAAAAAATACAAATAAAGGCTGGAACGGATCTCTACAGACTTCAGGAACCTATTACTGGGGAAGGCCTACCGTCTCTACAAGAAGTGGCGCGAGCTTTAATTATCAGGGAAATAAGCTTTCTCTGACTGCCAATTTATCTACAGGAGACAATTTTTGGGAAAACAAGTCTTACAATTATCTTTCCGGTAAAAACGGATATACAAACTACTGGAACACAAATACAAACAGCACAAACAATTACCGATACAAAGGAGGAAATGTAAAGGCAGAATATAAAATAAACGATAAAAATCTTGTGGGAATCAACTACAATTATTCTTACAGCAACCCGATTGAAAAAGGTGAAAGTATTACGAAAATCTTCAATGATGAAGGCCTGTTGAACGTGGCTTCAAATTATGAAAATAGAAACAAAAGGAATACTCACAACGCAACCGCTTTTTATGATATAAAACTGGATACGTTGGGAAGCAAGCTAAGTCTTTCTGTCAATATGATGCTGAATAATTCTAATGCCAGAAACTTTTACAACACCATTACAGACGAGACAATTTCCACTTTTGCCAACCCCATCAGCAAGTATAGAATTTTCTCCGGACAGGCAGATTTGGAGAAAACTTTTTCTAAAATAAAAACAGAATCAGGAGTAAAATATACCAGGATAAAGAACGATTCTAAATTTAATTTCTTTAATATCGAAAATAATCAGTTCATTATAAATACAGACCGAACCAACACCTTTTTCTACAACGAAGAAAATTTTGCAGCGTATGCTTCCACGAGCTTTAAAATCAATGAGAAATGGGACGCTAAAGCCGGGCTCCGTTATGAATACACAACACTGGAAGGCATTTCAATGAATGACGATAATTCCGCACAAATAAAATACGGAAAGCTCTTTCCTACCGCTTATATCAGCTATAAACCTAATGAAAACAATACTTTTTCCCTGAATTATTCAAGAAGGATCAGCCGTCCTTATTTCGGAAATTTAAATCCTTTTAAATTTTATACTTCCGAGCTTGAATACAGCACCGGGAATCCGTATCTGCTGCCTTCTTTCTCTGATAACTTTGAATTCGGATATGTGCTGAAAAATAATTTTAATGTCACTTTATATTACAATTACAATAAGGACAATTGGGACAGAATTCAGGTTGTGGAAGGAAATTTAAAATATAATATCGTAAAAAATTTCTACAACGAAAATCAAATGGGCGTTAATATCAGCTACAATTACAATAAGCTGAAATGGTTAGAATCCAATGTTTTCGTGAATGGTTTTTACGCCAAATCAAAATCTTATGATCCTTCCGCCGTAGCTGCACCGTCAGGATATGGAGCCAATTTAAATATTGACAACAATTTTTTCCTTAACAAAGAAAAAACATTGACACTCATGCTTGGTTTTTGGGGGAACATCCCGAACCGTAGCGGGAACACTTATTTCTACGGAAACGGGTCTGTCTACACCGGAATGAAGCTTAATCTGATGCAAAAAAATCTGATGATCAACCTTTATATGAATGATGTTCTCAATACCAACAGATCAAAAGGAATTGAATATTATCCTGCTTATGACGTAGAATATTTCCACAAAGGTATCACGAGAAATCTCTATCTTTCCGTGACGTATAAATTCGGGAATAATAATGTTCAGGGAGCCACAAAACAGGTCAAGTTTGAAGAGTCAAACAGAGCCGGAGGTGGGGGCGGAAATTAA
- a CDS encoding Fur family transcriptional regulator: protein MDTVQKEKNIALIKDVLRNYLLEKGFRNTPERYTILEEIYNMDHHFNVDDLYLLMMQKKYHVSKATIYNTIEIFLDAGLIRKHQFGEKTLTSSSYEKSYFDKQHDHLVIYKKDSDKEIQEIIEFCDPRIQGIKEAIEEAFGVKIDSHSLYFYGTKND from the coding sequence ATGGATACTGTACAAAAAGAAAAAAATATTGCGTTAATAAAAGATGTTCTAAGAAACTATTTACTAGAAAAAGGTTTCAGGAACACTCCAGAACGATATACGATATTAGAAGAGATTTATAATATGGATCATCACTTCAATGTTGATGATCTATATCTGCTGATGATGCAGAAAAAATATCACGTTTCCAAAGCTACTATTTACAATACTATTGAGATTTTCCTTGATGCGGGGCTTATCCGTAAGCATCAGTTCGGGGAAAAAACTCTGACGTCTTCCTCTTACGAAAAATCTTATTTTGATAAGCAGCATGACCATTTGGTGATTTACAAAAAAGATTCAGACAAGGAGATACAAGAGATTATTGAGTTTTGCGATCCAAGAATTCAAGGTATCAAAGAAGCAATTGAAGAAGCATTTGGCGTAAAAATTGATTCTCATTCGCTGTATTTTTATGGCACTAAGAATGATTAA
- a CDS encoding aminotransferase class IV yields the protein MENQYFTSDELNVKNRAFLLGDAVKVSFFVRNGQLIMDEECYFFLMASMRKMRLNIPLTYTLEFFQALFQKDVIDGKGVSNGIINFQVFRNTDGITLSKSSVSYFYEVTEMGDILTVHERPLELDLIKEINVNNNLLSNIRVHSPENIYGGIYAQENDLDDVILLNPNKRIARATSGNLLFLENDIIKVPKQTEGAYISPLMENFVTFLHKNKLADIQEHEIIAFESQKAEEILLISDEKGIFSVGKIRNKTFGNSRFLELIAGWKGSF from the coding sequence TTGGAAAATCAATATTTTACATCAGACGAATTAAATGTAAAGAACAGAGCGTTCCTTTTGGGTGACGCAGTGAAGGTTTCTTTTTTTGTAAGAAATGGCCAATTGATCATGGATGAAGAATGTTATTTCTTCCTGATGGCGTCCATGAGAAAAATGAGACTGAATATTCCGCTCACGTATACCCTCGAGTTTTTTCAGGCCCTTTTTCAGAAAGATGTTATTGACGGGAAAGGAGTAAGCAACGGAATTATCAACTTTCAGGTTTTTAGAAATACGGACGGAATTACCTTATCAAAATCATCTGTTTCTTACTTCTATGAAGTTACGGAAATGGGCGATATTCTTACAGTTCATGAAAGACCTTTGGAATTGGACTTAATTAAGGAAATAAACGTTAATAACAACCTTTTAAGCAATATTCGGGTACATAGCCCGGAAAATATTTACGGCGGGATTTATGCACAGGAAAACGATCTTGATGACGTTATTTTGTTAAACCCCAATAAAAGAATTGCCCGTGCCACTTCCGGAAATCTTTTGTTTTTAGAAAACGATATTATTAAGGTTCCAAAACAAACTGAAGGAGCTTACATTTCTCCTTTAATGGAAAATTTTGTCACTTTTTTACATAAAAATAAGCTTGCAGATATCCAGGAACACGAGATTATAGCCTTTGAATCTCAAAAAGCCGAAGAAATTCTATTGATTTCTGATGAGAAAGGCATATTTTCTGTAGGTAAGATAAGAAATAAAACTTTTGGAAATTCCCGCTTCTTAGAATTGATAGCAGGTTGGAAAGGAAGTTTTTAA
- a CDS encoding HU family DNA-binding protein, with amino-acid sequence MNKSELIDAIAKDAGITKVAAKAALESFIGNVTSTLKKKDGKVSLVGFGTFSVAERAARQGINPATKKPIKIAAKKVAKFKAGADLSNAVSGVKKK; translated from the coding sequence ATGAACAAGTCTGAATTAATCGACGCAATCGCAAAAGATGCAGGTATCACTAAAGTTGCAGCTAAAGCTGCTTTAGAATCTTTCATTGGTAACGTAACTTCTACTTTAAAGAAAAAAGACGGAAAAGTTTCTTTAGTAGGATTCGGGACTTTCTCAGTAGCTGAGAGAGCTGCTAGACAAGGTATCAACCCTGCAACTAAAAAACCAATCAAAATTGCTGCTAAAAAAGTTGCTAAATTCAAAGCTGGAGCTGATCTTTCAAACGCAGTTTCCGGTGTTAAGAAAAAATAA
- the panD gene encoding aspartate 1-decarboxylase, whose translation MLIEVFKSKIHRVRVTASDLNYIGSITIDEDLIEAAGLVVGERVYIVNVNNGERFDTYIIKGKRKSGEVCLNGPAARKVQKDDIIIIIAYAQMTPEEAKNFQPKIVFPDEKTNLLT comes from the coding sequence ATGTTAATAGAAGTTTTTAAGTCTAAGATTCACAGGGTACGAGTTACGGCTTCAGACCTTAATTATATTGGGAGTATTACGATCGACGAAGATCTTATTGAAGCTGCCGGACTGGTTGTCGGTGAAAGAGTTTATATTGTAAATGTAAATAATGGTGAGCGTTTCGACACTTATATCATTAAAGGAAAAAGAAAATCGGGAGAAGTTTGCCTGAACGGCCCTGCAGCAAGAAAAGTGCAGAAAGATGACATCATTATCATCATTGCTTATGCCCAGATGACTCCTGAAGAAGCAAAGAATTTCCAGCCAAAGATCGTTTTCCCGGACGAAAAAACAAATCTTTTGACTTAA
- the pdxH gene encoding pyridoxamine 5'-phosphate oxidase, with protein MENLHDKRKVYEKSQLIESEIKQNPIEQFRHWFLEATENPNISEANAMAISTVEDDGCPRTRMVLLKAYTYEGFIFYTNYKSKKGQSIEKTHKACLHFFWPNLERQIIIKADLERIAENLSDGYFHSRPKGSQLGAAVSPQSEEIPNREFLEKKLKDLEKEYENKEVPRPENWGGYIAKPYEIEFWQGRPNRLHDRIVYELIDGLDWKIARLAP; from the coding sequence ATGGAAAACCTGCACGACAAGAGAAAAGTGTACGAGAAATCCCAACTTATTGAAAGTGAGATAAAACAAAACCCCATAGAGCAATTTCGTCATTGGTTTTTAGAAGCCACCGAAAACCCGAACATTTCTGAGGCGAATGCAATGGCGATTTCTACCGTGGAAGATGACGGCTGTCCGCGTACAAGAATGGTTTTGCTTAAAGCTTATACCTATGAAGGCTTTATATTTTATACCAATTATAAAAGTAAAAAAGGACAATCTATAGAAAAAACACATAAGGCTTGTCTCCATTTTTTTTGGCCGAATCTGGAACGTCAAATTATCATTAAAGCTGATTTGGAGCGTATCGCAGAAAATCTCAGTGATGGATATTTTCATTCAAGACCGAAGGGAAGTCAGTTGGGGGCGGCAGTTTCACCACAAAGCGAGGAAATTCCGAACCGGGAATTTTTGGAAAAAAAACTGAAAGATCTGGAAAAAGAATACGAAAACAAGGAAGTTCCAAGACCGGAAAATTGGGGAGGCTACATTGCAAAACCTTACGAAATAGAGTTTTGGCAGGGAAGACCAAACCGTTTGCATGACAGGATTGTTTATGAGCTGATTGATGGATTGGATTGGAAGATCGCCCGATTGGCTCCGTAA
- a CDS encoding OstA-like protein: MRLIFVLLIFISTFTFAQDKPKPLQKDPYFTPTATPKTNAPPADKVKHVHSDELRKDDKYDGNNYFVGNVQFEHQGSILNADLVIFYQDQNFVKAIGNVKLQNPDGSVITAEEMEYDGNTQKGIARKNVVLTDPKQTIRTDIMYYDRLSNQAYFNTGGTITDGQSTMYTKSATYFLDTKLIDFVGNVKIDNPDYIVEGVNIKQNQNTKVAEFFGPTTITRRDNPKNRVYTERGTYNMNSKEAYLKKNSKIFYNDKILTGDDMYYNQLTGFGKATGNVTLDDPNERRWIKGGYGEIFEKKDSAMMTKNPYAVKALEKDSMYFAAEKIISFQKPDSANIRKKKSFLRAFRKARMYKSNAQGRADSIAFNETDGVMHMYREPILWSDGKQVTGDKVEAYFDTQKESIDSLKVIGNAFAISKVDSLSMKDEFNQVKGRLMTVYYGEDNNIKEAKVIGNAQAITYSDDVNAETKEKERIGISLTSCGIIDALFEEKALYVVECNIGATSDTYPMSKIEPARRKFPDFNWNTKDRIMKWQDILVDTPNYPEIKYESDDTLYNQAQEVIEKEKAKEEAKKPKRVRR; the protein is encoded by the coding sequence ATGAGGCTAATTTTTGTTCTATTAATTTTTATTTCCACGTTTACATTTGCTCAGGACAAGCCAAAACCTTTGCAGAAGGATCCGTATTTTACACCCACAGCCACTCCCAAAACCAATGCTCCGCCTGCGGATAAGGTAAAGCATGTTCATTCCGATGAGCTAAGAAAGGATGATAAGTATGATGGGAACAATTATTTTGTGGGAAATGTTCAGTTTGAACACCAGGGTTCGATTTTGAATGCCGATTTGGTCATATTTTATCAGGATCAAAATTTTGTAAAAGCAATAGGTAATGTAAAGCTTCAAAACCCTGACGGCTCCGTAATCACGGCAGAGGAAATGGAATACGACGGAAATACCCAAAAAGGAATCGCCAGGAAAAATGTAGTTCTTACCGACCCAAAACAGACGATCAGAACGGACATAATGTATTATGACAGGCTTTCAAACCAGGCATATTTTAATACAGGAGGAACCATTACCGACGGACAGAGTACCATGTACACAAAATCTGCAACGTATTTTCTTGACACAAAATTAATTGACTTTGTAGGAAATGTAAAAATTGATAATCCTGACTATATTGTGGAAGGGGTTAATATTAAGCAAAATCAGAATACAAAAGTTGCCGAGTTTTTCGGTCCTACAACAATTACACGTCGTGATAATCCCAAAAACCGGGTATATACGGAAAGAGGAACTTACAATATGAATTCCAAAGAGGCTTATCTGAAGAAAAATTCCAAGATTTTTTATAATGATAAAATTCTTACCGGCGATGATATGTACTATAATCAGCTTACCGGTTTTGGGAAGGCTACAGGAAATGTAACCCTGGATGATCCTAATGAAAGAAGGTGGATAAAAGGCGGATACGGAGAGATTTTTGAAAAGAAAGATTCTGCGATGATGACCAAAAATCCGTACGCGGTGAAAGCTTTGGAGAAGGATTCCATGTATTTTGCGGCAGAAAAAATTATTTCTTTCCAGAAGCCGGATTCAGCAAATATTAGAAAAAAGAAAAGCTTCCTCAGGGCTTTTAGAAAAGCAAGAATGTATAAATCAAATGCGCAGGGCAGGGCAGATTCTATTGCTTTTAATGAAACAGACGGAGTAATGCACATGTACCGAGAACCAATTCTCTGGAGTGACGGAAAACAAGTGACTGGAGATAAGGTCGAGGCCTACTTTGACACCCAAAAAGAAAGTATTGATTCTTTGAAGGTGATAGGAAATGCTTTTGCCATCAGCAAAGTGGATTCCCTAAGTATGAAGGATGAATTCAACCAAGTGAAAGGCAGATTGATGACGGTATATTATGGGGAAGATAACAATATAAAAGAAGCTAAAGTCATCGGAAATGCACAGGCCATTACTTATTCTGATGATGTAAATGCAGAAACGAAAGAAAAAGAAAGAATTGGGATCTCATTGACTTCCTGCGGGATTATTGATGCGCTTTTTGAAGAAAAAGCTTTATATGTTGTTGAATGTAATATTGGCGCAACTTCAGATACTTATCCGATGAGTAAAATTGAACCGGCAAGAAGAAAGTTTCCTGATTTTAATTGGAATACAAAAGACCGGATTATGAAATGGCAGGATATCCTTGTCGATACACCGAATTATCCGGAAATAAAATATGAATCCGACGATACACTATATAACCAGGCTCAGGAAGTTATTGAAAAGGAAAAGGCTAAAGAAGAAGCTAAAAAACCAAAACGGGTACGAAGATAA